The Prevotella melaninogenica genome has a segment encoding these proteins:
- a CDS encoding homoserine O-succinyltransferase — protein sequence MPLRLPDGLPAIDILKRENINIEDMLAKEDDKRPLRIVILNLMPFKATTETDFIRILSNSPLLLDISFLKLKSHTSRHTPVEHINRFYHTLEELSREKIDGLIVTGAPVEGIPFEEVDYWTELQEIFNWARENVRSTLYICWAAQAGLYHFYDIPKYPLPKKMFGIFPTIPLKPEQPLFRGFDDVFRMPQSRHTEVRREDIEQVNDLEIIAESEESGVSIVRSRSRHEFFITGHLEYAPNTLDAEYHRDLGKRDDVEVPKYYYREDNPTKGPLVTWRSHANLLFMNWVNWVLGGK from the coding sequence ATGCCATTAAGATTGCCCGACGGACTTCCCGCTATTGATATACTGAAGCGTGAGAATATCAACATAGAAGATATGCTTGCTAAAGAGGATGATAAGCGTCCACTCCGCATTGTCATACTCAATCTTATGCCGTTCAAGGCTACGACTGAGACTGATTTCATACGTATTCTTTCCAATAGTCCACTATTGTTGGATATCAGCTTTCTGAAGCTCAAGAGTCATACTTCCAGACATACGCCTGTGGAACATATCAACCGTTTCTATCATACGCTTGAAGAACTCAGTAGGGAGAAGATTGATGGTTTGATAGTCACCGGTGCCCCTGTCGAGGGAATACCTTTCGAGGAGGTAGACTATTGGACAGAACTACAGGAGATATTCAATTGGGCACGTGAGAATGTACGTTCAACGCTTTACATCTGTTGGGCGGCACAGGCAGGGCTCTATCATTTCTATGATATTCCAAAATATCCTTTGCCTAAGAAGATGTTTGGTATCTTCCCTACGATTCCTTTAAAACCCGAACAGCCTCTCTTCCGTGGCTTTGATGATGTCTTCCGTATGCCTCAGAGCCGTCATACTGAGGTAAGGCGTGAGGACATTGAGCAGGTTAACGACCTCGAAATCATTGCTGAATCGGAGGAGAGTGGAGTATCTATCGTAAGGTCACGTAGTAGACATGAGTTCTTTATCACTGGTCATTTGGAGTATGCCCCCAACACACTCGACGCAGAATATCACCGTGACCTTGGTAAGCGTGACGATGTTGAAGTCCCAAAGTATTATTACCGTGAGGATAATCCAACGAAAGGTCCGCTTGTCACTTGGCGTTCACACGCTAATCTACTGTTTATGAATTGGGTAAATTGGGTGTTAGGTGGTAAATGA